The Parambassis ranga chromosome 4, fParRan2.1, whole genome shotgun sequence genome includes the window ATAGAATATCTCATCAACTTCATGGACAAAAGCCCCTGCAGATGGCCGTAATATGAGATGAGGTACTGTGCCACATCACCACTACTGCAGAGTCTTAGACACAGACTAAAACAGACTGGGCCTTGtgctgtgtttgctgtgctgGACCTGCTTACCTTTGTGGTTTGCTTCTCCTTCATGATGATTCTTGACAGCAGCACAACCCATATTGGCATTGTGGCTTTGACTGTGAAAGGTAACAGACAAGAAAAGGGACAGTGTTAAGTTTGTCTTATTGAACAAACATGTAAAGCAGCATGATAAAATGCTTCTGcgccaggcacacacacacacctgtcaaacacacagacggGCGCACCTGCTACATTTACTTTCCAAAGTTGCAACGCTGTAGAACTTTATGTTGTATTAAATTTAGTGAAAATGTTGATACTTAAAGGTCAGACACAGCCAGTACTGGTGGAGTTTATGTAGTTAACTAGGCAGTGAAACCAATTAAAGGAGTTAATACTATTACATTATAAAACTATTTAAAATATTATACTATTAAAATGTGATCACAAGGGGAAAGAACTGCTTCCAAACACTGTACAGTCTCAGCCTGAGAGGAATATGTTGACTTACATGATTTGACTAGCCAATGAAAGttgttttaatttgtatttatttagagGACATCTAAAGCTGCAAAAAGCTATTTTTCGCTTGCTTCTGTTTGTCAGACTTTTTTAGGAATATTATGTTTTGATCATAATATGATGTTTGGTAGTGTCAAGGAAAATAAGATTGTAACTCATGTTGTGGATAAGGGTCAGTGTCACCTACAAACATGTCTTTACAATAGAtaacagtggtggaatgtagACTTATTACAATTTAATCTATAGTTCAGGGTAGTGATTCAACATCATGTATAACAGATTACACATTATTagtagatttaaaaaaacaccatcttatttaaaatcattttgattgcaataaatgtacattttgaaTGTATTATTTTCACTAGCACACTGTTGTATTATCCACGTTACCTCTTTCATATAAGACTTTGACAGAACATGCTTTAAAGCTGCCATATTTAATATAGCTAATTTTGGCTACATCGTTATTGAATTCCTGTACATATAACATCATACTGTCACATGAGATTTCTAATAACGAAAATAAGGTACACGAGGATCAGTGCTGCCGTGATTAAATGAGAGCTGGTTTGAGATCAAAGTTGGAGAAGCACACACTCCTCGCAGAGTAATGGACTCTCCTGACGTTGTGTATCAGCGTTAATTAAGttggctagctagctagcagcagcCGGTCGAATATCCCTCAGAGAGCCTAAAACTGTCCCGTTTGTACTTAAGAAGGTCGAGCTAAGTTAATCAGCCTCATGAAAGCCAACCTCTTAGCGGTCTAAATGGGGCCTACATGCTAGATAAATGTCCGTGTCGCCAGCTGTCCAACGTTAGCCACGAAGCTAACATCAGCTGACGGTACAGACACATCATCAAGTTACCCCGGCTGACAGGCTCCAGGTGGCCGCGCATTATCACCCAAACTGACACAAAGCCGCTGTACTCACCGGTGTGCGCGTACGAAACGGGCACTTTCCATATGCTGAAGTGAGCCGACACGGAGGCGAAGtattttccgaaagctaaaggCACGATGTACCACCAGTAGTACCTGCTCGGCAGTTCTGTTTTTGGGACTCCCCAAGCACGCAACAGCGGCGGGAGGAAGACGACGATTGAGATGATGTGAAACAGAGAGACTGTGACCGGGTACGGGAATCCATTGAGGATGATTTTGTTGACAATGTTTCCCCCAGAGCTGACCGtgtaccagcacacacacaataaaactaTTCGGATCCCTTCCCTGATCGGGGTCCGCTCCACCGCAGCCATCTTCCAGTGCGGAGTGGCGAGTCACCGGCGGTGTCTGTGTCAATGCTCACCGGGGGAGGGCGGGCAGCGCTGTGCTCCACCGTCAGACTACCAATAACAAAGGACGAGCACCTCTTCCGGTCtatgccttcaaaataaaagattcACAATGGACCACATaactgtaataaataaatatatttaaaatttattataattttttatttaaccctcattcactgttcgggacatttttgtcctctgagagaaatttttctacagtttagtcccctactacaATTACTATTAAAAGTactttagtaaagtaaagtaaagtacatttgttgcagccctaaaagtatgTGCctggccctttgatgctgagaggttcagactaaacaaaacaaaaacactagtggacttgcatgtatcctcctggtcatttgatggtgacaagagcagcaagcagcatgaagagaggattcacctgtgcatgagtaaGGGATTCAcctgtgaacgaatgaaggattcgcttgtgaacgaatgaaggattcacttgtgaacaagtgacggatctacgtgtgcagccttcacagcttcgcagcctggcccttcatagagtcaggctgcacaatcatttccagagattgtgcacaagtgaatcctctcttcatgttgctttctgctcttctcaccatcaaatgacaaggtcacatgtaagaccacttgcctttttgttttgtttagttgtttgtttactgcacctgtagacatcaaagggccacacatgcatagcaacactttctttgtttttgtttactatgaagactctgtggttgtgtgtactcacagacaacaagatcagtgtgcaaatggctctcttcctctctaacatacacacacagtgtgtagacacacaattatgtgctaaaatactccctataactccatatacaagccagaaactacactacatgagcacaggcctgcaggtaaagggttaattaatatggtcattaagttgttaactgtaaaaatcacaaattttacctcctaccaacagggtaaaccaccaacaatcaagaatgcatgattatgtagtgccatggctgtgcagtcaaaaaaagtgtgtttataatgtaagtctatgggacaaaatgggagaaaaaatgaaaatccagtgctgtccacattcaccttttctattaaaaatgagccattttgtgttttttcccattttcagcaccaccccttataaaattggtgattaaagggttaaaatcctgggggaaaatgttttttttcactactgttgattagaactgaagttaattaaaaggtctatgcaaaaaaatttcaaaaaaatatttatctgatatatttttaaaactgttaaagttaggggacatttttgtcccgaacaacacataagggtagtgtttgcgaacagtccatgagggttaagctATTATATTCAAAATATCAATTTTCATAGATTTCACACAACTGATGATTATTTCATAATTTCACTTCTCATCACAGTCAGGTGTGAAACCAGCGGTGTGAGGGACTGTAGCTGCAGTCTGAATGGAAACTGAACCCATACATTGTAATGAAACCATATGAAAATCTCAAATACAAAGTATATATTGAGAAACGTAACCttttaaactttaaatagaCGTGCAATTAAAGGCGATTTGTTTTTCgaataatgaaaacacaaatcaacaaAAAGTCAGAACTGATAAGTTGTGATCAGGAAACAATTTATTACctaatattataaataaaattggaGCTTATTGTCTTCCTTCCATTTCAGCCATCAAAACAGAGTAGAAAGTTCTCTGTATCTTGGCAATAAATCAAAATGCAGTTAAGAGTGAAGTTCATGTGGAGctaacacaaaaaagacaatcATAAttccttcattttgttttttttttattaacacaTATATTAACATGTCCACTTATAGGACTAGGTAGCAAATAGGTTCTCTTCTGCATTCAACTGAACACAAAAGGCTAATATCTGTACATTCACTAAGGCTCTGTCTTTAGGGAAAACAGGTTTCCATAAGGCAAACAATATCTAAAGGAATGCTATTAAGTACTTTATCCAGCATGTCAATTTATTCTTCAGATCGTCCTGATGGTACAAAGATGCAACACAACGTGCTCCACCATTGCAATTCATATTTTACATACTTTCTACATACAGAGTAAAGGGAAAAGGcgtgtttaaaaaataaaatgaatgcaCAATGATTGTGGCATTTTGGAGATTCTTTGTATCAACAGAGAAAGTCTTGAGTGCCACTGCTGTATCATGGTTTCTAAACCACAAAATCTGACAAAATGTAGTAATTATGTGAATAAATACCCTATCCTTTTCTTTCATTACCACCAAACTACCGCTATACATGCCAATGTCATTTCACTTTAACAGATAAGAAAAATATTCAGTTTTTTCAAATGACTTGTCAGTAGTCCCTCTGTTAAAAGTTACTGTGAGGCAGGCATGCAACAAGGGAACAGTAGTTCTAAAAGAGGCACTGATGAATGTTTTCCATGGAGCTAACAGCTGATCATTGTTGATATAACCCATAAGGAGGATGGCTACTTAATTTCAGCTTTAACTGCTAAAATATCTTCAAGTGTAATAGAAGCCACATCAGTATGTATCTATTGGCTGGTCCACTGAAAACAAGACTGATTTGATCACAGTTCTTTAGACATAcattttaagttaaaaaaaatactgcactGTGGACTAAACACAAGAATACAGGAAATCCAGTAAACTTGAGGCATGAATAAAATGTATGGTATGTTCTTTTATATGGCAGGTAATGGAGTTGCTTTTCTGCCTGCCTCACAAATGCAACCAGTATAGTAATTAAAACACTAACGACTAAAGAATCAGAAAATGCATAGCCTTATCCCTTCATGCCATCCCCACACAATGTTcataaaactataaaaaacaCTGATTACAGCTCCTGTGCTCATACACACCCCTTAACAGGCAGCACATGTATTCCACTTTCACCTACAGGTACAAAACAGCAGCTTACAGCCTTCACACATCCAGCGTTACTCTTCTGTACAGTGAAGGCAAGGTACAAACAATTCAGAACCCTGACTACAGTTTCAGTCCAGACAGACATATGGCAGTATATTCAGTCTGCTCTCATCTCCATGCGGGTCTAACGAGATGCACTCTGTCCAGTCATACCAACAACCCTTTGTGTCATAGCAACCATTAACCCCAggccagtgttgtgtgtgtagcCTGCTCAGGTCTTTGTTGCTGATGTCCCTGCTAACCCCCGGTAACTCACTGGGTGGGACCTCCGAAGCcaacatgtgtgttttcttggcATCTTTACTCCCGTGTTCCTCTTTTATCAGGAGATCCGTCACGAAAAAACGTGCACCCGGGGTGTGGGCACCTGATGATGTCAGCATGTTGCTTTGCTGGCTAAGGTATGACTGGATGATCTTGATCCTTGACAGCTCTTTCCAGTCCGTCTGCTGGAAGGGACTGGGAGGAACAGGAACATTCTGCCTCTGCTGTTCTGACCACTGAGGTTCAGCTCTCTGACCGAGTCTATCTTCTCCTTCCTGCAAAGAATCCTTATCAAAGGAGGATTTGATTTGTCCTGTTACGGGATTAAATGTCAGTCTCCTCTCTTTTAACCTGACCGGTTTTATGGTGTCTTCTACAGTCTGTGCATCTAATTTTACCACATAATCCTTAGGtctgtatttttgtcttttctttttctttgtattaATACCTGGACCCTCATCTTCCAAActggctgtgtcactgcagcGGGAGGCAGTTGAGTTGTGAAGAGAAGCATTGGTAGGCTTCTTTTGAAAGTCCAAATCTGCGGGCTTTgcactgtcagtgtgaaaacCTTGACCGCAAACACTGAAAGGCTGAGGATAAGGCCTCAGCTCAGAGGGGTCCACGGACCCAGGCCTCACACTAGGGCTAGAAATACTCTGTGCTTGGggtacagtttgtttgacaaCAACTTCCTGCTTTGGAGTCTGGGGACTGAGCAAAGAACAGCGTGGGCTTTTTGGTCGATAGTGCCCCCCAGAGGCAGCTTGCTCCTGTCTGGCTTGCTGCTGCAGAACTGATGCTTTAAGCAGAGAGGAAGTGCTAGGAGGCTTGCTGTATGCCAGGACACTTGGATGAGGTTTTACAGCATTGACAGGGATTTTATTAAGCCTGTCACTGTCCAAAGGCTCAGGAATCTCCTTGTCTAAAGGCTGATGTGCACTAGTGTCTGTCAAAATGTCAGAGCTACTACCGGTTCCATTGGTTAGCAGCTGTTTTGAGTTTTGTATTTTATCATTAAGAGTTGTTTTGGATATCTTGGCTGGTAAAAGCTGTCCTTCCTTCTGGTTGCCCTTGCGTTTTCTGATGCTCTGTTTTTCCAGTTTTGGGGAGTAGTTGTTGAAGTCATTTCTGTTCTTCAACTCTGGACCAGTTTTACCTGATGGTGGGGTGACAGCTGGAGTGGAGATGCAGGGATGAGCACCACCATTGGAAGACCATGATGCACCAGCATGTCCTTTGGACAATATCTCACCCTTCCCTGGTTCAATAAGCTTTTGCCAGTTTCGCAGGAGCTTCTTGGCTCTTTTTGCAAGGTCCTCATTTTTGGTTTTCTTCCGCACATCATTGATAAGCTTGCCAAGACGGGTTTCCTTTAAAAAGAGACGAGGCAGATGTTTAACAGCAGCTGCAAGCTGACTGCTAGTCAGATTACAGTCACACTgtgttttgcacatttttaaaacctACCTCCAGTGCTTCTTTGGTGATAGGATATTTTTCCAAAAACGAAATCACCTCCACAACTACCACCATGTTGCATATCTgctgaaaaaacacagaggttTATATATGTGTCAGTTTGTCAGCAATCAAAGAACAATGTACCAAGATGAATTCATTATTATTAGCAAATGCCCCCCTCAAAGTGTTCTAGAGTGAAAAGAGAGAGGCCATTATATGGTCGAAACATAATTTGAATAGACTTTCAAATGTGCACCTGTATCTTTAGAGATGATGCACATAAAAGTAGTTTCAGGCTCAGTATGACAAATTAAGATGGTATGCAAATATACCATTTTATCCCACTAACTAACTAGAATGTACTGTATGAAGGTGTCTGCTGACATAGACATAGTCCTAATAGTACTAATAATCAATTAATGAATTGCCTAATCATTCctgcactttttaaaatgtaatatggTAAAGAATGTCAGTGGTATTGCCACCTCCTAAATCTACCCATGTGATTCAAATTACACAGATAACATGTAGAAATAAAGACAGTAAGTTGTGTACTTGAAccttcattattttattatcatatAAGACTTTGAAGTTTAGTAAAGCAAGCTTATCATACTGTACTTGTCAATATTTTGTATAGTGGCTTGGCTTCCAATGGTGTAATTCACCATGATAATGTCATCACCCCACTTTGGTTGAGGCACAGTTTTGTAATGTACATGCAGCATGAGTCTGCTTAAAGCTGACACAGTTCAATGCCTTGCCACTATAGGATACCACTCTTCAGCCTTCCACTTCCTACCTGgtgactcagtttagcatgtcCTAAGTCTTGGTGCTTTATTGTACACAGATAAGCTAACATAAACATTAGCCAACAGCACGCACTTAGTCGGTCTTAGATTTCACCTGTTATAAGTTACTTTTGCTAAACTGCAATTGTTAGCCAGCTAATTAGCAAGCAAATAATGCTAGCCCTAACCCTTATGTGGTGACTCGAGGCCGAAACCCCCATTTcctctctgcctttctctgcATAGTTCGTTTTCTGTCAGACTAGCGGGCATACTCACATTGCTCTGGCCATCGATGGCCTGTAGCAGCCGGTCTCTCATCACCTGCGGAGTGGCTGTAGCCGCTGTCATCGCCTGGCGGTGTCGCGGGTCAGGACGGACTCAGACAGCAGAATCCCCCAAAGAGGTGGCGGTTTGAAACCTGCCGACACTCACAGGCCCGAAAGAAGAGCTTCTCTGGGAGCAAGCATCATGTTATATGATGCTTTTCAGCTCTGTTTTCAGTCGCCGTCGTCAAGCATTTAACAAGACGGACGACGATAACAGCGACTCCTCTCCGGGGATCGGCTACCTCTCTCGGCtggtagcctcctcctcctcctcctcctcagtcttttCATTAGGCTTTTTGTGAGGCGCTCGCGCAGAGCATGATGGTAGATTTTTACGTAACCGGCGTCAATTTCCGTGTTGTTCACAAGGTGGGAATaacaaaaagattcaaatgtccTTTCTAATTTATCATTTACACGAAGTTTTGTTTGCTGATTTAGATTTGTTTCATCtttctgttattttgatttACACATACTGACGAAACGAGtacaatgaaaacacactggtctgatttgcacaaacactgctTAGCTTGCTAAAAGCTTTCCAGGTGCCTAGATACGGTTGCTAAACTATGATTAGCTGGTGACTATGACAGTCAGAGTGGGCGTGGCAATTTTTTAACGTCATCAGATTAAAGGCATTtctttatgatgtcataaagatGTCATATGTTGATAGCAACTGGACTGTTTTTTCCATTTAGTGACACTTATCCAAAGGATTACCAAGAAAAGCGGACTATAAAGGAttttaagaaaagcaaagaagaaTTGTTTGCAATGGCTTGTAGCAATATTGAAAACACTTTCAATGCGACGGTAGAAGAAATTCTGCCCATTATGAAAGATGTTTTCAGCAGGTTTTCTACATCACAGTGGAGCATGCTAGCATCGGGAACCTACGACAGGGACACACGGGCTTTCCTGACTGACATGATCGTTGAGATTGTGCAGACTATTTCTGCAAATGCTGCAAGAAACATTTTAACGCTTGCTTACGCTTGCTTACACCCTGAAACCATTGCGGACATAAACATATCTGTACGCGACGCCATCTCTGCCAGCTTTGCATCTGCTTTGGATGTTCCTCAGGAGAACTTTGAAAGTGCAGAACAGTTAGGAGaactgatggaggaggaagtttcaaagaaagtgaaatatgttctatctattgtcattgAATGCCCTGTGCTGCCATTAGAGCCTGCTATTTATGTCAACGGCTCAATGTCTTGCCCCAACTCTATTACACGCATGCTGCACCATACTGCTGGATGTCTGAAAAGATATTTAGGTTACTTGAAAACCAAGTGCATGGAATGTTGGTCTAAGAAGTTCTCCTCTGCATCCGCAAATACAGACACTGTCTCAGCAACAGGAGTGGTCACAGACGAACCAGAGatatcaggcagcagcagatcaaaatCTGCCTCTCCTTTACGTTTCAGTGATGACGAAgagtgcacacactcactcagaccTGAAATCCCAAGAAGAGTGCTCTCCGACCCTCATATGATAACAGCTGTTAGTGAGATTCTAatgcaaaatgtcagaaaatcacCAGACATTGAGGAAGAGCTTGATACCACACCTGTATTATCTTCAGATATTCAGGATGTAGCAGCTGATATTGTCGATGCCATGATTAACAATGTGCATTATTCGGACTCAGATGATTCAGAATCAGCTGACAATACAACACCACTCAGAACTCCCTGTGATATGACAGAAGTAGTTTACAAGGTAGAACACTTTCTAGATTCACAGATGAcccagagagatgacacacaaactgcacCCCCACCCCAGAGAATGGACCAGTTTTTAAAGTTTGCCCAACAAAACTTTGATAAAATGAAAGAGCATCTGAAGAAAGCTGTTCAGACAGATTTCCCGCAGTTTTTGGTGAACATCAGGGAacggactcagacacaaaatcAAGAGGACACTTCCGCAGACATGTTACCTGGATATGTCCCAGAGGCTTCTGTGTCAGTTAGAAGTCCGGGATTTCCTAAAACGGGCAATCAGAGTGGCACACTGCCCTGGATCAATGTAATGAAAACTCACTTTTCCTGTGACTTTGAGAGCATTATGCCCAAGATCAACGATCTGCTTCATAAATTAGAGCTGGTCAAACAAGAGGACAAGTACAGGAATGAAGTCAGGCAGTTTGCAAATGAACTGACGGATACGATGTATAATCACATCATGACTAGCAGGACATATGAAGTTCCTGTTACCCCACTGACaaagtgtgtttctgacacTGTCATATCTCAGAAGAGAAAACTGAACggcccttctcagcagcacttgtCTCCTGAAGTTCTGTATGCCATGGCAGAGGATGCAGTGGGAAAGTTCTTGCAGCAGATTGTAATCTGGAAGGAGAAAGTACCAAGGGACATCTCATATTACAGGGATGATATGTCTAATGTACTGGCAGGAATTAAAAACTTGTTTGACAAAATAATGACCGGCCCAGAACAGAATGATTCCCCCGTGCCTTCTGAAAGAGAAGATGACGACAGCCAGTCAGATGATTCAGGTTTTGAATTAACAGTGCGGAAAATTGATCACGTTgattctcttctcctctcttctctgatTGTGGATGACCACATACCGGACACATCTTCTGAACAAGACCATCAAGCTCAACCAGCCCCCAACAATGATGACCACATGTCATCTTTTGAAACAGATGATCAAGCTCAACCAGCCCCCAACAATGATGACCACATATCGGCGGGCACATCGTTTGAAACAGACAATaaaacagacagtgaagtgCTTCAGCTTGGCCAGCAGGCACAAGCAGCAACATCTTTAACTCAGAGCTCAACCTACAACCTTGTCACTGCTGTGATAATAAGGATCTACAAGAAAGCTTTCCAGAAATACAAGGGATGTCTGCCAACTAAAGTGATCAATAGCATGATCAAAAGTCTGTCAGACAAGGTGATGGAACATGTCATTTTCACAGATACATTGGACATCGACACCATTAAACGACTTGCAAAAGCAATCGTTAAAGATCTCCAGAGAGAGTTTGGCTCTCCTGAAACGCTGCTTTTATATGCACTGGCCTCAAACCCAGGTTTTGGTGAAGCCATTGTGTTGTATGTGAAACTCCATCTAGACCTCACATCTCAAAcacccacaaaaacaagacgTGCATCAAGTCTTACAAGCAGGTTCCTGAGAAGTGCTCAATGCTGGATTAAGGACCTGAAAATGTGATCCCGAATGCAAACAAACTTTCACACCATCTTTCTCTCTAAACTTGAAAACAAGTCAGATGATGATAGAGGGGAGGTGAAACAACCAACCACCTAATAATAGTATTAATATTATGTGGTTGTCAACAAACTGAAATTAGTATTAACAAACTGACATCCAATTAATGTCACTTTGCTTGAACTAATTAATCAACtatattgtttttaaaaaatatttaaaaaacaatatgtAATACGATACTTTAAaatgccccaagtggaggagtttgtgtatctcggggtctcgttcagcagtgagggaaaaatggagcaggAGATTGACAGGCGGATTGGTGCAGCCTCCGTAGTAATCCGGTCACTGTACCAGTCtgtcgtggtgaagaaggatttactggtcaatctacgttcctaccctcacctatggacatgagctctgggtaatgaccgaaagaatgagagaaTGAGCGAATACAATCGGCCgtaatgagtttccttcgaagggtggctgggcgctccagATAGGgcgagaagctcagtcacccgagaggagctcggagtagagccgctgctccttcacatcaagaggagtcagctgaggtggctcgggcatctgtttcggatgactcctgttccgggcatgtcccactggaaggagaccccggggaagacccaggtggagagactatgtctcttggctggcctgggaacgcctcagaATTCCCCCGGAGgtgctggaagaagtgtccctgcttagactgctgcccccttgacccggccccggataaccggtagaaaatggatggatggatactttaaaataaaattaaaatataaaataatcaagtgaagtcaagtttatttataaatcacatttaaaaacaactttcGTTGAGCATAGTGCTGTACACaagagtcagtcatgtattaatcATGAGTCTGCTTTTAAACTCTTCTACAGACTGAGCAGATCTGACTTGAAGATagcagaaatataaaaataggctagaaaagggcatttcctgaagaaaatgccagtttgattgctgcagctgaagcattgctttgaatactgatgtgaaggattgctctgaattgctggagaatcagagcaattcagagctttgtatgcctctgtgtgtcagcctgtcaccatagtaacagcagaggagacctcaaaaaccactccacatttgagagcctggcgtgcggaaacgattcggaaagagtaaattctgaatacaagtttgatagagcagcatctaatgagcgttttaagactaaaatggagtctgtagcttaatatttgtaggaggagatacatttggcagatgacatcaaaattgcttaatatttgaaaaactataattttttgaaaaaaacttgaagttgacccagaatgtcctctgtgagatgaacattttgatagttgaatggctaaaatcggtcaatgtattgtgctgcgccaaaaaacttacggaagaataaaaaagaagaagaaagcaggtgaataacaagagtttgattgcctagcaacagcaatcaaacaaacaagagtttgatataaataaacacaaggtgaatgaCTGCTTGATTAAATAACAGAACAAAGTGACTTCGGTACTGAATTGTTATTTACATTATGTTCTGGTATGGTGACAATTTACACTATATACAtaagagctagaaaaaaaggaaaagttaTTGCCGCTGGTCTGTCGCTGTTGAGGGTGAGAGACCTTTGGCACCGGCACCACCAGGATGGACATGTGCTCAAAGATCACATGCAGCTGTTCTGAACAGGACCTCAGGAGCCTAGCACTGATGCCATCTGGTCCTGTAGCTTTCCTGCCTTGATCTTTGCCAGCTCTCTCTTCACCTGGTACCTTGGGATGGTCAGACTGGTGCAGGGGGGGCTGTATTCTAGCATTTGTGACTTAATCATTGCACATCAATTAACACGCAGTTTATCAGACAATGTATTCTTTTATTTAAGACtcagcacaa containing:
- the LOC114435165 gene encoding mediator of RNA polymerase II transcription subunit 26 isoform X1, with the translated sequence MTAATATPQVMRDRLLQAIDGQSNQICNMVVVVEVISFLEKYPITKEALEETRLGKLINDVRKKTKNEDLAKRAKKLLRNWQKLIEPGKGEILSKGHAGASWSSNGGAHPCISTPAVTPPSGKTGPELKNRNDFNNYSPKLEKQSIRKRKGNQKEGQLLPAKISKTTLNDKIQNSKQLLTNGTGSSSDILTDTSAHQPLDKEIPEPLDSDRLNKIPVNAVKPHPSVLAYSKPPSTSSLLKASVLQQQARQEQAASGGHYRPKSPRCSLLSPQTPKQEVVVKQTVPQAQSISSPSVRPGSVDPSELRPYPQPFSVCGQGFHTDSAKPADLDFQKKPTNASLHNSTASRCSDTASLEDEGPGINTKKKKRQKYRPKDYVVKLDAQTVEDTIKPVRLKERRLTFNPVTGQIKSSFDKDSLQEGEDRLGQRAEPQWSEQQRQNVPVPPSPFQQTDWKELSRIKIIQSYLSQQSNMLTSSGAHTPGARFFVTDLLIKEEHGSKDAKKTHMLASEVPPSELPGVSRDISNKDLSRLHTQHWPGVNGCYDTKGCWYDWTECISLDPHGDESRLNILPYVCLD
- the LOC114435165 gene encoding mediator of RNA polymerase II transcription subunit 26 isoform X2 codes for the protein MTAATATPQVMRDRLLQAIDGQSNICNMVVVVEVISFLEKYPITKEALEETRLGKLINDVRKKTKNEDLAKRAKKLLRNWQKLIEPGKGEILSKGHAGASWSSNGGAHPCISTPAVTPPSGKTGPELKNRNDFNNYSPKLEKQSIRKRKGNQKEGQLLPAKISKTTLNDKIQNSKQLLTNGTGSSSDILTDTSAHQPLDKEIPEPLDSDRLNKIPVNAVKPHPSVLAYSKPPSTSSLLKASVLQQQARQEQAASGGHYRPKSPRCSLLSPQTPKQEVVVKQTVPQAQSISSPSVRPGSVDPSELRPYPQPFSVCGQGFHTDSAKPADLDFQKKPTNASLHNSTASRCSDTASLEDEGPGINTKKKKRQKYRPKDYVVKLDAQTVEDTIKPVRLKERRLTFNPVTGQIKSSFDKDSLQEGEDRLGQRAEPQWSEQQRQNVPVPPSPFQQTDWKELSRIKIIQSYLSQQSNMLTSSGAHTPGARFFVTDLLIKEEHGSKDAKKTHMLASEVPPSELPGVSRDISNKDLSRLHTQHWPGVNGCYDTKGCWYDWTECISLDPHGDESRLNILPYVCLD